A portion of the Homalodisca vitripennis isolate AUS2020 chromosome 2, UT_GWSS_2.1, whole genome shotgun sequence genome contains these proteins:
- the LOC124355849 gene encoding uncharacterized protein LOC124355849, with protein MKICTAEDAVLLQNDLTQVDVWSQANSMTVNFNKSSCITFNRNKSPVLHTYSIRGHALHRSLSVKDLGVTLSSNLSWELHIRNICNMAARNLGLILRLTKPFNDIHSLKILYYAHVRPHLEYCSVVWSPHQHYLVDDIEKIQRRFLRLVGVLVDYRYTEVPIQDIATFLNIPSLSSRHCIQDVMFLYRLINAELDCPDLLEKINFKASFGTRAMNSFTKVAASSSYAANGPMLRIQRLGNNIPSTLDIFIASKSAIKSQLASL; from the coding sequence ATGAAGATTTGCACCGCTGAAGATGCTGTACTCCTTCAGAACGATCTCACACAAGTAGATGTATGGTCTCAAGCTAACTCAATGACTGTCAACTTTAACAAGTCCAGCTGCATCACTTTCAACCGCAATAAGTCTCCAGTCTTACACACCTACTCAATCAGAGGTCATGCACTTCATAGAAGCTTATCTGTCAAGGATCTTGGTGTGACTTTATCATCTAATCTATCTTGGGAACTTCACATCAGAAATATATGCAATATGGCTGCTCGCAACTTGGGCTTGATACTGAGACTCACCAAGCCCTTTAACGACATTCACTCATTGAAGATTTTGTACTATGCACATGTCAGACCCCATCTCGAGTACTGCAGCGTCGTTTGGTCACCGCACCAACACTACCTTGTGGATGATATTGAGAAGATACAGAGACGTTTCTTGCGACTTGTTGGGGTTCTTGTTGATTATAGATACACAGAGGTCCCCATACAAGATATTGCTACTTTCCTGAACATACCATCACTCAGTTCTAGACACTGTATTCAGGATGTGATGTTTCTCTACCGTTTGATCAACGCTGAGTTGGACTGCCCTGACCTTCTAGAAAAAATCAACTTCAAGGCATCATTTGGAACCAGAGCCATGAATTCTTTCACCAAGGTCGCAGCTTCCTCCTCTTATGCAGCAAATGGCCCAATGCTGAGGATTCAGCGGCTAGGGAACAACATTCCATCCACCCTCGACATCTTTATCGCATCCAAATCTGCAATCAAAAGCCAGCTTGCATCACTGTAG